From Amphritea atlantica, a single genomic window includes:
- a CDS encoding DUF2489 domain-containing protein: MKMNHEEYIEKQRKRAVEVANGMLDGSIHYLEGAIELSSLRFEVDLPEDDKDFLAFTGVASEVDHLPIGAPRKYWSQEALDRHEPEIQQSIK, from the coding sequence ATGAAAATGAACCATGAAGAATACATCGAGAAGCAACGTAAGCGTGCCGTAGAAGTAGCAAACGGAATGCTTGATGGTTCTATTCACTACCTAGAGGGGGCTATTGAATTGTCTTCGTTAAGGTTTGAGGTTGACCTGCCTGAAGATGACAAAGATTTTCTAGCTTTTACTGGTGTTGCGTCTGAAGTTGATCATTTGCCAATTGGCGCACCAAGGAAATACTGGTCTCAAGAAGCTCTCGATCGGCATGAGCCTGAAATACAGCAATCAATTAAGTAG
- a CDS encoding IS110 family transposase, which produces MRFYTNKHPFYCGIDLHARSLYVCILDDDGQTVLHKEIKAKPEPLLDLLKPYLGNVVLGVECMHCWYWISDFCHEHNIDFILGHALYMKAIHGGKAKNDRIDSYKIAHLIRGGNFPLAYVYPAEMRATRDLLRRRTRIVRHGADLKAHVKNTTSQYNLPPNNLNLRYSNAREQMRDKFADELVQKNIDLDLNIIEFYHRQLSAIECYIEKHAKHHNGRDYHILTSVPGMGRILALTILYEIGDITRFESVQKFASYSRLIKCRAESAGKVYGTQGNKIGNAHLRWAFGEVAVGYLRGNEKAQSYLARLHKRMGKAKALTALAHKLGRCVYFMLKNRQVFDEQRFLAG; this is translated from the coding sequence ATGAGATTTTACACCAACAAACATCCCTTTTACTGCGGTATCGACTTGCATGCACGCTCCCTGTACGTCTGTATCTTAGACGATGATGGGCAAACTGTGCTTCATAAAGAGATTAAAGCCAAGCCTGAACCCTTATTAGATCTTCTGAAGCCCTATCTCGGCAATGTCGTTCTGGGTGTCGAATGTATGCATTGCTGGTACTGGATTTCCGATTTCTGCCATGAACATAACATCGATTTTATTCTGGGTCACGCCCTGTATATGAAAGCAATCCATGGGGGAAAAGCTAAAAATGACCGGATCGATTCATACAAAATCGCACACTTAATTCGCGGTGGAAACTTTCCTTTAGCCTACGTGTATCCCGCTGAAATGAGGGCGACCCGTGATCTGCTGCGTCGACGCACCCGCATTGTCAGGCACGGTGCAGACCTGAAAGCCCATGTTAAAAACACCACCAGTCAGTACAACCTGCCACCTAACAACCTGAATCTGCGTTACTCCAATGCCCGGGAGCAGATGCGTGATAAGTTTGCCGATGAATTGGTGCAGAAAAATATCGATCTGGATCTGAATATCATTGAGTTTTACCACCGTCAGCTCAGTGCAATCGAATGTTATATCGAAAAGCACGCCAAGCATCACAATGGCCGGGATTACCATATTTTAACCAGCGTACCTGGCATGGGACGGATACTGGCACTCACCATTCTGTATGAGATCGGCGATATTACACGCTTTGAAAGCGTGCAGAAGTTTGCCTCGTATAGCCGGTTGATCAAATGCAGGGCTGAGTCCGCAGGCAAGGTGTATGGGACTCAAGGCAATAAAATTGGTAACGCACATTTGCGATGGGCCTTTGGTGAAGTTGCCGTAGGTTATCTGAGAGGGAATGAGAAGGCTCAGTCGTATCTGGCCCGACTACATAAACGTATGGGCAAAGCGAAGGCATTGACTGCCCTGGCTCACAAGCTCGGGCGCTGTGTCTATTTTATGCTTAAGAATCGGCAGGTATTTGATGAACAAAGATTTTTAGCCGGGTAA